In Argiope bruennichi chromosome X1, qqArgBrue1.1, whole genome shotgun sequence, the genomic stretch AACTGCACTGtgaatataatttagaaacttCATATAGATTAGAACTTTCTATGTGTAGCTTGCGATACAAGGATGCATTGAAACATCGTACAATGTATGTTTCAAAGCATGTTTTGAAATTCAGCATAAATTATTCTTTGTGTAAGTGACAGAAGCTATTAAGAAACTTAAGCACGAATCTTAACGTATATTCAAGTTTGTCTGAAATTCTGTTAGAAAAGGAAGAGGaactattgtaaaaaaaaagtaagtaaacaaAAAGTTGGAGTTTTGCTTCCGAGTTGATCAGGTACGTGAAAGCATAACTTCTCCCAAAGCCACGGAAGCCTTTGTGCAGATGATGGATCCTGAACAATAATGGAAAACTTCCAATCGCTGAAGATGCGATTTAAACCCTATTGGTTAGCTGGAAAAGCCAAgtgaatatttaaattccttaCATCAAGCATCGCGACCTGAAGGGAAACTCTATCCAAAGAGGTTCTTATTTCCCAGCAATCATTAAAATTCCCCTTTGCCCGTGTCTCCTGATTTGCATATTCAAGAACAAAGGCGGGTTAAGTAGACAGCTGGGAGTAAAAGACTTAGATCCTACCCTTTCAGCAGCAGCTTTCATTTGTAGCTCTGGAATTCGACTAAAGCTGCAGCTTacttttatcttttcttcttctgcttttttttttcacattgcacATCCGCAAGTCTTCTCCCCAGAGAGATTTATGCAGTACTTTAAGAAAAGAAGAATGGAATATTCTAGCTTTACAACGGGTTTCAGTTTTGTTTGGCATTTTAAGGATGACTTGCTTGTCTTTATCCTTAGGGAAAAGTTGGTGCAGTACCCTTTCCGGAAAGAGGGTGTAATTTGGGCTCATTTctagaagaaaatattgaaattattttaataaaatattccgtCTAAAACTTGGAATTAGGATGAGTAAAGTCTATCTTTTGGAATGCTTCTGAAGAACTGTTTATTTGTGAAGCATGTTTCGCAGCCAACATGAAGAAGTAATAAGAAAGTtgctttctgaaaaattattttcgtcggtaaatttagttttaattttgatagGCATGCATTTGAGAAATTAGTCGCTTAGGTAGCAAATATTTGGGCAagatatttagtaattaaaagtatgaaatataaatgcttcagaaataaagctaaaaataaaaaagtttgtcTAGCTAcatcatttttcctttaataaatttcggtttaattttagaagaatccaaaatagtaatatttaataattaaaatatgatgatataataaattaagaagaagaggtaaagaaaaaaaaatcttattctttttttaatttgggtTCAAACTTGTAGGCGTTCGTTATAAAAGCGCAAAtaacttgattttatatttaataattaaatatgatcgAATTAAATAATGGAATCAAAATTAAGTAATGGATTgacttcattaaataattttgacttaGTTGTTCTATATTTCAGGAAACtaactttctttcaaattataatcaGGTTGAAAAAATTTGTACTGAATAGAATTTATACTGAGAATTTTACTGAGCTGAATTTTTATCGAAGTTATTGCCAGCCTGAAAAATACTTCTCgggaaaatttataagaaaaaaatcattctagtTATTGATTTTTAAGACGCTTGATACGcaataatttgtttgtttaaaaatcaatgtatatattttcattgttgggcccttatttataatttaaataaatagaaatttaattttttcagttactGCCGCACTGAAAAATACTTCTCaggataatttaaaagaaaaaaatccttctagttatttatttttaagacgtATGATATACAAATTGTTTGCTTAAAACTCAGGgttatattttcattgttgagccgttatttataatttaaataatattttatattttaaatcaatattgttatttgcataaagaaattaattttatttttttaatcagcacCTCTACAAAATTAATTCTTGTTTAGTTTGCCAAAGGAGCTTGTTCCCACAGTGCGATAATTAGCAAACCATCGATTTGTGAAATTAAGCGGCATTTAATACTCCCTTCATTAGCGTTTAAAAAAAGATCCAAAACAACCATTGTTCGGCGATTTTAGACATTCTAGTACTTAATAAAAGACGCTTTTTAAGTATTGCAATACAAGCAGGAATTCTGCGGTTGAACAGTTGTCACTAGTCATCTCTTGTAAAAAAAAGCTGACGTTCGTACCTATGTTTCAGTAAACTGCGTCAGATTTCAAAGGTATGTCTATATGTAAAGGTAAGTTTGTCACTCTGACTCAATGATGTTCCTGAGACTATCTAAAAATAACTTTCTGAGTCATTACGAAGGAAACAACAATGAGGTTGGTATTTTTATCTTCAAGAGAAAGCAGCAATAGATTCCTtccatatttactttttaaaaatttatgtaaagatCTTTTTTAGTCAGAGAGAGAAGTGCTTTATctattattatgaaatgaaaattaatatcagTCATATAGCATCGTTTCTTTATCCATAAAATTcttaactattcttttttttttattattactgcatCATATACATCGCTAATGACGAAATCGCTTAAAAATAgactaaattatttgatattcactttgtttaaaatatttatttaaaattagaatttattattttttaaagagatttattGTATCAATAAAGCtctattttatatcaaaactctTAATGTTGAAATGTTagaaaattccttaatttttttgctaaatattacattgaaatttttcaatagaacaaatttttttcgaaactCAATCGATAGGCAGATAGTGACTGTGAAGGCCACCTTTtctaaaatccaaaataaataaagttcagaaaattttattttcaagagaaTGAGTAACTGCTTAAAACAACTTCTTTTTAAGGTCATAAACATctttatgtgaaatattaaaatttaatctggtTCATATATACTTTTTCTTGCATCCCtgttaaaaattagcaattttacttaaatattttctgtataaaatctgTGATCtgacatatttttgaaatctttatttaatttgatgcttttttctcagatattttttatattaacatagaATGAAAATTCAACGTACACTTAAATTAAGGAATCAGTTTCTTAGGATATATTAAACAATtagattaaaaatcaatttaataaggaaaaaaaatatttttaaaaagcttaaataaTGTCAAGATaacaattagtaaaaaaattaattataaaaagtacaccacttttttcttttgttacttgAAAGCTGAACATTGAGTTTCTTTTGGTGTTAttctaatgtatatatatatatatatatatatatatatatatatatatatatatatatatatatataatcgaagATATTTTAAACGATGTTTCCTTCACAATTCACTAGAATTTATCACTAAGGAACTAACAcagtacattaatattttaattaaagattttatttaaagaaagtgcttaaatgataatttcaacttgtttttaaatttcattctatgCTGACTTATAGAAAACCATTTCccgttaaatttaaaatgtatcagaAAGCATAAACTTTTCAAGAAAACAAAGAATTTGAAATCGAGAAGGTACACTAAATGATTCCAAACGCATTATTCCAAAAAATGAGGTCTTTAGGATTTATGCGCTCGAAGTTTCTTAGAGAAAGAAGCGCTTGTTACGTAATGCTCATTAAAACGGGGGGATGAGAGGGGTGGGGGGAGAGGGAAACATTCATTTCTTCGATATTAAACTTTTAGTGACGAAAAGAGTGAAGGCAAAATAAAACCTGCTCGTCCATCATCTGAGTAAAAAACTCAATTATTTGCATGAGAaagttattaaatcaaatattaaaacctGAAGGAAATGCGTCTCTATATATAAGCAGTAAATTATAAATGAAGCGAATATTTTCTAAAGAGCTCTCCGACTCTTTTTCCGCCAGTGCTTCTTTCTAACGCACCCCATCAGTTAATAAATTCATTGACAGGAATAAAACGAACTAAATGTCACGTAGATTGATATGTATTTCTGAAGCACATCACATTTTTTCTCCTTTCCTTTTGCTTCTGATGTGCTCCTCTTTATTTGATTTGCACaagaagcataaaaaatatctatctccaaatttacattttaaacatattaaacacAGTAATCCAAATATGACTGTGGTCCATTTGGGGAAGCTCCGAGCGCCGAGAACTATGCATAAAACATGCCTAAGGGAAGAAAAGGGGACACAGAATTATCTGAGAATAGAAGATGTAGGTATTAGACTGATATATGCACGCAAGAAGTCGCATTGCATCGAGAAGTGAAAGGAAAAGAAGGGGGAAGCAGCGTGCGTCAAATGATGTGGATTCACCGTTTTTGCTGATTCCATTTTCTGCATTTGGAACAAAAACTTGCTGGGATGATTTATATTTGATAAGACACGCTGGATttactttccttttatttatttatttacatttcgagttttttttttagcCTGAGTGTGTGTTTGTGTACACCAAGCCCCCCGCCTCCATCCATCCCCTCTTGTCGAGAATTTTCGATCTTAGTTATAATATTATCTGGCCCGTTTCCAGGTTATTCAAATTTGGCGTGTTACGCTATGATGAATAGAGAGTCCATTCTTCAATTTCAAGCTCTGTGTTTCAAATGCAAATCAGGCGGGTTGGTATTTGAATACGGCACACGCACTTTGTTTACGATTCACTGGTTCATCGCTGTCCGAGACGATTTTCCCTATCTCCGACTAACGTTTTAACATTCGGAAGACAATCTTCCCCTTCAAATGTGCCGCATAAGATTTGCTTCTCAGTTGAAAGCAAGCCACAGAACCCGGTTTCTTGCATCCGAATAGAAAGACATTTTGCCAGAAAACGCGAATAAAATTCTCGAAATTTGTCTCACACTGGATGGAATTTTAACACAAGCGAAAATATCAAGTTTTTTCTACACAAATAAAGCGGAGAGTATGGATGGGCCGAAATTGCATTTGGTTACCATATCTATATCTTATCTCTTGGCGTAAATCAGGGCTTTCTAAATTGTACTAGATCTGAAGATCGCATGTAATGCTTGGAAAATTGTCAGCAAGCGCTTGtgctaacattaaaaaaatttaagaagcaaGTTTAATAAGAAAATCCACTTCATTTTAAGTGTTTCATTTAAACTGATCATATATTTGGGTgaaacttactttttattttaagttgcCATTAATTAACCTTTATCTGTGTATTAGTATTCATTCATGAATATGTACTTTCATATCTcgagaaaatatttcagataaatatttgtCAGAAATGGTAAAGAATGAAAAACTTCTATTGCAAGCGAAACCCTTCTTTTGACTCATTTCAAAGTTTGTATGATTAACTAAGAAAATTCcttcacaataataataataataataaaagaatttaaaattaatctcattaagactctttcttataaacattttattctttcttgtgAAACTTTTCTGTGTTTCTCATTAAAATTACCTTTcacttcattcttttaaattaaaaagaattttagctTGTTTTTGATAATGGTTTACTTGAACTCATCTTGTTGACATAATACTCaattcattttatgaagtttattctttatttcatttaatataaaaaataatattttccagaataatcagtttttgcttattttagtaataaatttttgcaagttagaataattaaaaatacaggcAATCCTGTGTATGGTGAATCGTATGTAAGTTTtgtattaattatgatttttaacgAAACTTGGTATTAGGAGTAAGTTGGTATCAGTAACACATGCACATatgataaagtgaaaaaaaatatattatttgcaaagAGTGTCCTGCATTCACAATTCTAATATATGGTATTGTCCGAttacatttatagaaatatttctgtaattaaataatactaacaatattccaaaattagttttaaaaatacgttttcattgttttataggTGAGCAACCATCAAAACGAGCAAGGACAGCTTATACTAGTGCCCAGTTAGTGGAACTCGAAAAGGAATTCCACTTCAATCGCTATCTGTGTAGACCCCGCAGGATAGAAATGGCTTCTCTTCTGAACCTAACTGAGCGACAgatcaaaatttggtttcaaaatagACGCATGAAATACAAGAAAGAACAAAAATCCAAAGGTATCTATTGCCAAGGCTCGGAGAAAGACATTCCAAATTCAGGTCGAAATATGACTGCTTCTTCTCCTCTAACTAATTCACCGACTTCACCCGTAACAGCATCGAATCCCAGTTGCAATCTTACACATTCTGGAGGACAGGCAATCGTAACTGAGTGTAACAACACCCAATCTCTGTCAAATTACGGGATGCAGTCTTCACCCAGTTCAAATAATAGTTTGAGCTCTTGTTCTATCAGAGCCCATTCCGATCCGATTTTGAGTCCACCTAATAAGATACCCGTTTCCCATCCGTCCGCATATCCCATTTCCAATGGAAATAAGATGTACCTTTCTCCAAATACTTCTCGAAATCTTCAGTACCCAAATGCATTTCCAGATGCAACTCTATTTCCTCATCGCCATCAACAGCAGGACGTTTCTTATGCTCAAAATGAAACCGACAAGAAGAACTTGATGCGTTCTCCGTCTGCCTCGTCTACGCCATCCCAATGCGTTTCCACTCCTCCGTCACCATCTTCACCTTTTCAACTCAACTTCAGTCAGCCGCCCATGGTGGACCCAGCTTTAAATTCCCCGTGTCCTTCCGACCTCGAGTGCTCAAAAAACAACGCTTTTTATTATAACTCCAATGTAGCATCAAGATTTGTTGTCCAGTCTCATCCAACATGGGATCCTAGCAACGTTCATATGCCATTTCAAAATAACATACAAAGTTCCATGGGACTTTTTTGCACAGCTGTGGATTACACGACGCCTAACAACGTCCGTGCAATTGTCAATAATTCCAGCTACCAACCTCAGTTGCATCCTACATCTTATTACTATCCCCATCCACAGCCAACTCTTGGAAGTGGACAATTACCACACGAATGGCTAGTTTCTTCTCAAGATTCAAACAGAACCTCCAAGTATTCCTTTCCTCCTTCACCTCCAAAGCTTGCTCATTTGTGAGAacaataaaataatctgaaatcaaAAATGCCAGGTAAAGCGAATGAAAATTTAGACAAGTGTTTATATTTCCTGCTTCTATAAACTGatgataaaatttctattcaatctttaaatttgtttttatccaTTTGTTACCATGAGGGCATATGTATGGCTTCTGCTGAAACTAAGCATTATTGGTGGTTAAGTGCTTCGATAAAAAGCTCTTTATATATAAGTTATGCTACAGTATGCTGGGCTTTAGAAACTATTCAGttccaaatatttcaataactgaGTATTTGGTTTTTGTGAGATATTGACTTCATAATAGTGAATGTCTTATCTTGATCAGTTCAAaatatgattatgaaataatGTTATTTGATGATGAagcaaatacttattttaatgtatcttaaaatttcttattcaggGCTTcccaagttaaaaaaatttcgaagattCCCTCTGTCATATGTTATTTCGAGCGATATAAAAAGATATTGCAAAAAGGATTGCTTCTGAATTCGATATAAGGAATAAGTTTATATTAAATCCTTATCTTTTATAAGCAAccttatacaaataaaaattcattggagttactttttttttcgcGTTTTTATCTTGCCATAGTTTGGGAAAATTAGGATACTGAAAAGTCTAGATGTTACTTGCGCATCAAATAGACTTTATGGAATGAAGAGTAATTTAGCTTTAAGCCATATGCAAACGATTTAGGCATAAAGAAAGGTAAAGGGCTAAATTTTGTAGtttaaaagcagtaaaaaaagactgaaattgaagccttttaattaattatattaaaatagaatatttagcaaaaacggcaaaatttattttaataaaatcacaaagtgaaaaagattttaaaaactgtgCAAATCTTTTCTGAGTAACCACAGGAGAATTAAAAGGTAAAAAgtagagacagagagagagagagaaaaagaaaagggaaacCGATACAATGCGAAATGAATTCTTGCCAAATGATTATACATATATAGCTTAGGTCACTATCGTTTCTATACgaatgcaaataaatttcaaataatttcgattataaggatttttttaattaagagaagAGAATttataagtgattaatttttccagtataaattctacggaaaGTAAATTTTTACTGCACGCATTacatcatttaataatatatttgcgATTAGTCGATTGTATAGATATGACTATGAAGAATTGAATATTCCAGAGTGATCTTGTGTGTTCTTATGgtaataagcaaaaattattatatttgcacagttttccttatcaaaatatatgaaatatatttgtagttTTCTGTGATTGGATATATTATTGTagtttacatataaataaattatttgtgccACAATGAAAcgatttaaattcatattattaggTCCAAAGAGGAATATAAAGtgatatatttatgtattctacatattttataatgtgctTGTATTATTCTAGCTCCGAAAAGTTATCAAACTAAGGGCTCAGGTTAAATTTCAGGTGCAATTGGTGTACAGAGAGAAAGTtctcttaatattaatttctttctaattttgctactataataaaaattgttcttatcTCTTTGTGATTTTCTTTGTCTTAAGATAAACATATTACCAgccatataatttaatattttcaaatgttttagacTGGAAAAGACGCCATTCCTAGTTTTTCAATGAATTCATTATGAATTTGAATTCTTAGATAAAAACTTGGCTTCTTTTAAAGaagaacattatttataaaaacattgatatatgtaaaaattccaaaaaaagttccaaaaattttttttgcgttttgcacaaatatatttaaaaaaaaaacttatatttccaATAAACAGAACCTTGAAACAGCAATAAGGAGATATACATTTCTCGAGggtatttttattatgttatttgatatatttcataatcagtaactctgatttttaaaaatctgcttatTGTGTCACGTTGAATAGTTGAATAATTAAACCCAAGGCTTGTGAAGAGtggaaaaaaatttcgacatttaggattttttttaatgaataggaAAATAATAATCACAATGGCACTCTTAATGTTCCCTCTTTCATAACTAACAACTTTCCTGCGTTACTATTTTCACTGTTTGCAGATGACGTTAAACATTTTCTGAacacgattttaaaataaaatctttggtTCCAAGATTCGACTTTAGGAGCCTCTATGAACAGTCTCAACGATAGCGCATGATTTATCAGCAAATTTTTTCAACACACAAAATTTCTGCCATTCGAGAGTAATTTCACATTATgaagatatagatatataaatttagaaacattccttttctaatttcatataaatttcggaaatattcgcaaattttcttagatttctaagatttaaaataacCAATTATTAATGAGGAGTGAGACAGGTATAGTTTaacctaaatttttaaaaataattttcaagtaaaatattttaattttcaaatccacaagatatttatttcaagatataaatGCTATGAATTTTCATCTATGTATAagtaaaacatggagatttgacAGCcattatatttctacattatcaaagaattttggtgtttcttttacattattaacTAAGCAGTAAATATTTACTATCTTGAAGTAGATAGTGGTAATGTGAGGCAAATAATCACACACATAATCACATGTAATCAAACTGAATAATTCGATCATTTGTATTTGTAAAACTTTGAGGTGAATAACGTATATCAGCGCATTGCATTAGAAAATGTTTCTGAGAGAATATTTTGACGTCACAAAAGAATGCTGatacaaatgcttttaaaataattctcttggctcaacatgaaaatatttattttaagtttctgaaataaattagtGGAAATGGTCTACCCtgaaaatttatctcatttttatattattaacagcatgcccTCGCcgaaaaatagttacgaaaatACCTATTAGTGTACGATCTTTCGAGGGCTTTTTGGCGATAAATCGGCAGGATGCGGTTAATAAACAAGTAATAGAAAACCACTATATACTTGCACACCTTTTTATGATCGATTGAagctaaaatttgacacataaatGCAATTGAAGTCACatgatcacataccaaatttcatatatttaagtcactagGTTCTTTTTAGTTATAtcgtttacatgtttgtgaaagtagAGATCTACAGACGGTTATTTTTCTAATAgatctgattcaaaattttataatgaactgCACTTCaaatgctaaaactgtgaaccaaatttcattttcctgaaattgttatgtttttgaattatctcatttatatgcttataaaaacacacacacacaggcacACATAGACATAAGACGGTTAACTTCTAGACGGACTTGGTTCCAAATTGATGCATATGTACAATTTAGAtggtaaatctgtgtaccaattttatccatgtaaatctgtgtaccaatttTATCCATGTAAATCTCATCATGTTGTAGttattgtgctaacttatattcagatGGCtcaacagacagacttcctctggataaatttcgttcaaaattcgatagaaatcattaaatttgGTCAATAAAGACCATGCACTAAGTTTCATTGGACCATCAAAAAgaacttttgagttatcgtgttcacagatacacaaatagacagacataattccaaaactaTGTATATCGGACTCAGTGTGGTCTGAAtttggagatttttcaaaatcgtgaggttcaaatattttatcaattacaatattttctctttgtattagcttcgtatacaagaaagtaaaaaagaacgTGGCGTATTTAATACGCAGTCTCaagataattttgcaaataattcgatatttttttaaagtatcaaattATTAGATACCTTCAAGTCTGATTTAGCAAGACAAACTGATTAAGTAAATCTGATCAGATTTCAAACTGATTAAGTAAGTCTGATCAGATTTCAAACTGATTAAGTAAGTCTGATCAGATTTCAAACTGATTAAGtaagcaaagaaattttttcaaggtATTTCTGTTGCTAATAATTACATAGTGCATATTCTTATGCTGTGGCTCGCAGTTCCAGATGGTGCAAAACcgttgagttttaaaaaaatgaaaaaaaattcctgaacaaaattcaaatttctttcaaatacgtaaatacaaataagaagaaaagtaaaagaaattatctaaataaaaactcattaaattttgataaaaaacggtatcaaaatgaattttatttcagatataaacCTATTTTGCATGCTCCAATCTTCCCATATATTAAATCTTGTTATCTCCAGTTTTCAGGTATAAGAATtcaagaaaaagcattaaaatatgataaaaattatgagaTAAAAATGAGGCGAGattgaagaaaaactaaaatatcaaaatttcatggaaattatGGGAAAAAAGTTTAGTCACAGAAACTCACTTTGAAGTTAATTTTCAGaatcattacataatttttaagtgCGTTTCTACTCgcaatttttatagtatattaaaataaccACATCTTAAATACGGAAGCAGGCAGAActaatagttgtttttttttagcattatgacatacttttttttctttttccagttcaaattaactttttttccctcttcatAACCTAAAAGTAAGTGTATTTCTCTTTTGAAGGCCAGAACGTTGTTTGCATACTTGCTTGCTCGGCAGGAATCCCAAGAATGCTTGCGCATTCCACTCCAATGCGTACGGGCTGTCGCAAGCTGTTTCAATGTGGACAAGAGTTTCGAAACGGTCTGATTTTAACTGAATTACTTTAAGGATAAAAAAGCCCTCCCTTCCTGTTGGACAAGATCACTGTTtccttgattaattttttttattcttcgatAGCAAAAGAAATCCATGAAAGTGAAATTATGGGACAATTTGACACTCACACACAcaaatgatttgaaattcattctACGTGAAATCTACACTTTTTAAGAGAATTCTTTATAAGAAGATTGCTTAAGGAATTTAAGCGTTCACACAACTAATTCGGGCGAGACATTTTCGCCAGTATCTGAGAAATAATTATTCGAATCAGAAACATATTTTCTTCTgactttttagtatttattatgaaaggtaattacaaaagcaattgtgATTCATTGCCActcatcaaaattgaaaatatctgaaagaGGGTTAAGACATGTTCAATCATATTTCTAAAACCGAcaatactaaaatgaaaaatttatgctTGTAATACTGAAAGGAGTTTttatgaagacaaaaaaaaaaaaaaaaaaaaaatcaaatattaaaaactgaaaaatcagCTGATaagtttcaaattgaataaaaacagtATAATCTGCGTTTACAAAGGAGAAAaactataaacattaaaaaattgatgcttATGCTACaagtaaaagtttgaaagttATCGTAATCTTAAAACAATATAtctgtgtttttttaaagtttaataaatgtgcttacttttagttttatatttctgaattccTGTAAATAGTTCTTCCTTTTTCTGCTCTCGCATTTTTCCTTAAATATCTTTCCTTCTCACTAAGGATGATGGTTGTGAAATAGAAAAAGGACTTTTATTGGTTtagaaatgcaaatgaaattataCGTAGTTAAATTCATAGATTTAACTCATTACTTTTAGATTTGATGTGAAACAGTTTGAGAACATATTGATTTAGTTATATGTTGCCTTTCTTGGATATTTCAATTCTTCATGTAAATCAGTTCTGTATTTGGTATTCTGTGGTTGGTATTGG encodes the following:
- the LOC129958826 gene encoding homeobox protein 10-like, whose amino-acid sequence is MPFETTLSPYVNKNSCYTSISPALVSKDYNGGGAVEINHPQNREDVGENSQNALEVDDNEDESKLEDEQDKLLILSRNFYPEANCPVQIPTSLPLNTGKLFNPYQGRVQSLSMSPFSSHCEEESPRSGKSPSFESSHYVDYRDEKLKDPICEDQEQKLFIPVEESNDVFTNKPIYPWMVDSRHNTKNRQQQVYDAEKEQFTQFMGEQPSKRARTAYTSAQLVELEKEFHFNRYLCRPRRIEMASLLNLTERQIKIWFQNRRMKYKKEQKSKGIYCQGSEKDIPNSGRNMTASSPLTNSPTSPVTASNPSCNLTHSGGQAIVTECNNTQSLSNYGMQSSPSSNNSLSSCSIRAHSDPILSPPNKIPVSHPSAYPISNGNKMYLSPNTSRNLQYPNAFPDATLFPHRHQQQDVSYAQNETDKKNLMRSPSASSTPSQCVSTPPSPSSPFQLNFSQPPMVDPALNSPCPSDLECSKNNAFYYNSNVASRFVVQSHPTWDPSNVHMPFQNNIQSSMGLFCTAVDYTTPNNVRAIVNNSSYQPQLHPTSYYYPHPQPTLGSGQLPHEWLVSSQDSNRTSKYSFPPSPPKLAHL